A window from Enterocloster bolteae encodes these proteins:
- a CDS encoding PucR family transcriptional regulator, translating into MISNQILQTTLDGLKAITRIDLGICDTEGKVLASTFTDAEDSESSVLVFVDSPADSQVIQGYQFFKVFDEHQLEYILLAKGASDDVYMVGKLAAFQIQNLLVAYKERFDKDNFIKNLLLDNLLLVDIYNRAKKLHIDTDVKRVVYIIETHNEKDVNALETVRSLFASKTKDFITAVDEKNIILVKEVRQGETYGELDKTANTVLDMLNTEAMTKVRVAYGTIINDIKEVSRSYKEAKMALDVGKIFYANKNVIAYNNLGIGRLIYQLPIPLCKMFIREVFDGKSPDEFDEETLATINKFFENSLNVSETSRQLYIHRNTLVYRLDKLQKSTGLDLRIFEDAITFKIALMVAKYMKYMESLDY; encoded by the coding sequence ATGATTTCAAATCAGATACTTCAAACCACACTGGATGGATTAAAGGCAATTACAAGAATTGATTTGGGTATATGTGATACAGAGGGAAAAGTGCTGGCTTCTACATTTACCGATGCGGAAGACTCCGAGAGCTCGGTTCTGGTTTTCGTGGACTCACCGGCGGACAGCCAGGTTATCCAGGGATACCAGTTCTTCAAGGTGTTTGATGAGCACCAGCTGGAATACATCCTCTTAGCAAAGGGGGCCAGCGATGATGTATACATGGTTGGCAAACTGGCCGCATTCCAGATTCAGAACCTGCTGGTAGCTTATAAGGAGCGTTTTGATAAGGATAACTTTATCAAGAACCTGCTTCTGGACAACCTGCTGCTGGTAGACATCTACAACAGGGCAAAGAAGCTGCACATTGACACGGATGTAAAGCGTGTGGTCTATATCATCGAGACCCACAACGAGAAGGATGTCAATGCGCTGGAGACAGTGAGAAGCCTCTTCGCGTCCAAGACAAAGGATTTCATCACAGCTGTGGATGAGAAGAACATTATTCTGGTGAAGGAAGTACGCCAGGGAGAAACCTACGGGGAGCTGGACAAAACAGCCAACACCGTACTTGATATGCTTAACACCGAGGCCATGACAAAGGTGCGGGTGGCATACGGCACCATTATCAATGACATCAAGGAAGTTTCCCGTTCCTACAAGGAAGCCAAGATGGCGTTAGACGTAGGCAAGATTTTCTATGCCAATAAGAACGTTATCGCTTACAACAATCTGGGTATCGGACGCCTGATTTATCAGCTGCCCATTCCGCTGTGCAAAATGTTTATCCGCGAGGTATTTGACGGCAAGTCTCCGGACGAGTTTGATGAGGAGACACTGGCCACTATCAACAAGTTCTTTGAGAACAGCCTGAATGTGTCCGAGACCTCCAGACAGCTTTATATCCACAGGAATACCCTTGTATACCGTCTGGATAAGCTTCAGAAGAGCACCGGATTAGATCTGCGCATTTTTGAGGACGCCATCACCTTTAAGATTGCCCTGATGGTTGCCAAGTATATGAAGTATATGGAAAGCCTGGATTATTAG